The following are from one region of the Rhipicephalus microplus isolate Deutch F79 chromosome 1, USDA_Rmic, whole genome shotgun sequence genome:
- the LOC119178271 gene encoding uncharacterized protein LOC119178271 isoform X2 translates to MTSQTLSRENLTFHLKPGATADTSVFTMDNDNNEQTLDFLYTDYKDCLIVEIPYKGAEQCMLWVADARKDDIPQSCVDYYEDNCDAEKTSYLKDVCSSS, encoded by the exons AGAGAACCTCACGTTTCACTTGAAGCCAGGCGCCACAGCTGACACGTCTGTATTTACGATGGACAATG ATAATAATGAGCAAACTCTGGACTTCTTGTACACCGATTACAAAGACTGCTTGATAGTGGAGATTCCATACAAAGGAGCAGAAC agtgcaTGTTATGGGTCGCGGATGCTCGGAAGGACGACATTCCGCAAAGCTGTGTGGACTATTACGAAGACAACTGCGACGCCGAAAAAACATCTTATCTCAAGGATGTGTGCAGCTCCTCTTGA